A region from the Desulfovibrio sp. UCD-KL4C genome encodes:
- a CDS encoding chemotaxis response regulator protein-glutamate methylesterase: MINVVVIDDSAFMRKAISTMLEKDPGIKVVATARDGEEGLTVIRKFNPDVITLDIEMPKMDGLTALRHIMMEMPKPVIMVSSLTTEGAESTLKALDLGAVDFIPKQLSKVSLDIVKIETDLISKVKIVARRKMRPVPRVRTSVVAAKRLAAPRVNIGRPKRDVVMIGVSTGGPPAVQKILSSLPKDFPAGIVIAQHMPKAFTGPFAKRLNSISQLTVKEAETGDRLVPGSVFVAPGGSHLVIDQKVSRIELTVTAEPKEALYKPSANVLATSVANAVGRRALGVILTGMGNDGRDGIRDLKSKGGRAIAQSDSSCVVYGMPKAIVDDGLADEIVDIDDMSEAIINNLYL, from the coding sequence GTGATAAATGTTGTAGTTATTGATGATTCAGCTTTCATGCGTAAAGCTATCAGCACTATGCTGGAGAAAGATCCAGGCATAAAAGTTGTGGCTACCGCTCGTGATGGAGAGGAAGGGCTTACAGTAATCAGGAAGTTTAATCCTGATGTTATTACTTTAGATATTGAGATGCCCAAGATGGATGGGCTTACAGCATTACGTCATATAATGATGGAGATGCCAAAGCCAGTAATCATGGTAAGTTCTTTGACAACTGAAGGAGCAGAATCGACCTTAAAGGCTCTTGATCTCGGTGCTGTGGACTTTATTCCTAAACAGCTTTCCAAAGTTTCGCTTGATATTGTTAAGATTGAAACAGATTTGATTTCTAAGGTTAAAATCGTAGCTAGACGTAAGATGCGTCCTGTTCCAAGGGTGCGTACTTCCGTAGTTGCTGCTAAACGTTTAGCTGCTCCGCGTGTTAACATCGGAAGACCCAAAAGAGATGTAGTTATGATCGGCGTGTCTACCGGTGGACCGCCTGCTGTACAAAAGATTTTATCTTCATTGCCGAAAGACTTTCCAGCTGGTATAGTCATAGCTCAGCATATGCCTAAAGCCTTTACTGGTCCGTTTGCAAAACGACTTAATAGTATCAGTCAGCTTACGGTAAAAGAGGCTGAAACTGGCGATAGGCTTGTACCTGGATCAGTATTTGTCGCTCCGGGCGGATCCCATTTAGTGATTGATCAAAAAGTTAGTAGAATTGAATTAACAGTTACCGCTGAACCTAAAGAAGCTTTGTATAAACCCTCGGCTAATGTGCTAGCCACTTCTGTAGCAAATGCTGTAGGAAGAAGAGCTTTAGGTGTTATTCTTACTGGAATGGGCAATGATGGCAGGGATGGTATCCGTGATTTGAAGTCTAAGGGAGGCAGGGCAATAGCTCAAAGTGATTCTTCCTGTGTTGTATATGGTATGCCTAAGGCGATTGTTGATGACGGCCTTGCTGATGAAATTGTTGATATTGATGATATGTCTGAAGCTATTATCAACAATCTATATTTGTAA
- a CDS encoding type II toxin-antitoxin system HicA family toxin, with protein sequence MNSKEIIKKLKAAGFALVSISGSHHKFCHPDGRMTIVKHPRKDTPLGTLKAMERQAGMKLK encoded by the coding sequence ATGAACAGCAAGGAAATCATAAAAAAACTTAAGGCCGCTGGGTTTGCCTTGGTGAGCATATCAGGAAGTCATCACAAATTTTGCCACCCTGACGGACGAATGACGATAGTCAAACATCCCCGCAAAGACACCCCACTAGGCACACTTAAGGCGATGGAAAGGCAAGCAGGAATGAAACTAAAATAA
- a CDS encoding type II toxin-antitoxin system HicB family antitoxin — translation MKYVAILHIDDAGYGITLPDFPGAFSSADTLDEVLADVQTIVELWFEGEPDKELPSPTEAKDLVNHPDLEGGILTLIDVDLSFLNKKAARINISVPKYLLLKIDKAAEKANMNRSAYLVESALKRAEKSL, via the coding sequence ATGAAATACGTAGCAATTTTGCATATTGACGATGCAGGGTATGGAATAACCCTTCCAGACTTCCCCGGAGCTTTTTCGTCTGCCGATACATTGGACGAAGTTTTAGCCGACGTTCAAACCATCGTAGAACTATGGTTTGAAGGAGAACCTGACAAAGAGTTGCCAAGCCCTACTGAAGCAAAGGACTTAGTTAACCACCCTGATTTAGAAGGCGGCATTTTAACATTAATTGATGTAGACTTAAGCTTCTTAAATAAAAAAGCGGCACGGATTAATATATCCGTTCCTAAATATCTACTTTTAAAAATTGATAAGGCCGCGGAAAAAGCCAATATGAACCGTTCCGCGTATCTTGTAGAATCTGCCTTAAAACGAGCTGAAAAGAGTTTATAA
- a CDS encoding site-specific DNA-methyltransferase has product MTYQSSNGVLYNGDCISVMQNLESGIVDAVITDPPYSSGGLHANARQKPPQDKYANVGGGHFFFGDTMDQRSYYRWCLEWCREAHRLTKENGVICVFTDWRQLPIITDVLQASGWLWKGTAPWDKRNARPLKGGMRAQCEYIVWGCKGKLVGDVYLPGIFSVPIIQGNKRLHSMQKPQALLESLIKLAPDGGTVLDMFAGSGSTLAAAEACGRKWLGIEYGANFCEVIRDRLNLSFPVAV; this is encoded by the coding sequence ATGACATATCAAAGTTCAAACGGAGTACTTTATAACGGCGATTGTATTTCAGTAATGCAAAATCTTGAATCAGGAATAGTCGACGCGGTGATAACTGATCCGCCTTATTCCTCTGGTGGTCTTCATGCAAATGCAAGGCAAAAACCGCCACAAGATAAATATGCAAATGTTGGCGGTGGGCATTTCTTTTTTGGTGATACTATGGACCAACGTTCGTATTATCGTTGGTGTTTGGAATGGTGCAGGGAAGCTCACAGGCTGACCAAAGAAAACGGCGTAATTTGTGTTTTTACGGATTGGCGGCAGTTGCCAATAATAACAGATGTTTTGCAAGCTTCCGGCTGGCTTTGGAAAGGGACGGCCCCTTGGGATAAGCGAAATGCTAGGCCGCTAAAAGGCGGTATGCGGGCGCAGTGTGAATATATTGTATGGGGATGCAAAGGAAAACTTGTCGGCGATGTTTACTTGCCCGGCATTTTTTCAGTACCAATTATTCAAGGTAATAAAAGACTTCATTCAATGCAGAAACCGCAAGCCCTGTTAGAATCTTTGATCAAGCTTGCACCTGATGGCGGCACCGTGCTAGATATGTTTGCTGGTTCCGGCTCGACTTTAGCGGCGGCAGAGGCATGCGGGCGTAAATGGCTAGGCATTGAATACGGGGCCAATTTTTGTGAAGTGATTCGGGATAGATTGAATTTATCTTTTCCCGTAGCCGTTTAA